CTGCCCCATTGCGCGATTTCGTCGATGGTGCGGTAACAGCCTTCGCACAAGCCGGTGCGCGGATTCATCCGGCACACGTTGATGCACGGCGAAGGCACCTTGCCGGTATCGACGGACGGATCGACATCCATTGTCATGCCGCTACCGTCCTTTCTGCAAACCGCGCATTCTCAGGCATCACGCAGCGCCACATCGGCCACCGTCGCGCCGGTCATCGACACCAATTGCCGCGGGGTCAGGTTGAACACCGCATGCGGATGGCCTGCGGCGGCCCAAACGCTTTCCAGCTTCAGCAGATCCTCGTCGATCAGCATGACCGTTTTTTCAACATGTCCGATCGGGCAGACGCCACCGATGACGTAGCCGATGCGCTGCTTCACGAATT
The Noviherbaspirillum cavernae DNA segment above includes these coding regions:
- a CDS encoding DUF1289 domain-containing protein → MTMDVDPSVDTGKVPSPCINVCRMNPRTGLCEGCYRTIDEIAQWGSASEETKRAVWVEIRRRQHDVFAR